Sequence from the Ornithinimicrobium humiphilum genome:
GGGGAGAGCCGGACCTGGTCCTCGGCGATCCCCGCGCGCAGCAGCTCCGTGGCCCAGCGCGAGGTGGCGCTCCCGTCGTGCAGGAGCGTCTGCACGGTCCAGCCGTGCTCGACCGCCTGGGTGATGGGTCGCACCCCCTGGACGAGGAACTGACCGAGGCGTTGGCGCTTGGTGCGGTTGTCCAGCAGGGCCTCCCACTGCTGGAAGCGGGCGTTGCGCGAGGCGAGCACACCGGGTCGGCCGGCACGTGGGCCCGGCCGGCGCGGGCCGCCGCCGTGGTCGTCACGCCTCGTGGGTCGCATGGTTCACCCCCTGGTCCGGAACCGTCCGTCCCCGACCCTAGGAGGGGCTGGGCGTCGGCGCCAGGGCAATTCGCTGTCGCAGTGGTTCGCCGGCGAGTGCCACCCCGGACGTCGTCAGACGGGTCGCAGCGGGCGGTGCGGCCCGGCGGGCAGCTCCACCTCGACCGGGTCGCCCGCACGGACCTCACCGCCGCGCTCCACGACTGACATCACCCCGGCCCTGCGTATGACGTGTGCCGAGGCCGCCCCCGGAGCCCCCGTGCCCGGAGCGGGACGGTCGAGGGGGGTGCCGTCGCCGCGGAACAGCACGACCTTGAGCAGGCCCGGTCGGAAGGTGTTGATCTGCGCGCAGGGGTTGCGCAGCCCGGTCACCCGCAGCACCGCATTCCCGACTCTCAGCCGGGTGTCCTCGGGAAGGGCGACGAGGTCGAGACCGGCGGTCAGGACGTTCTCGCCCAGATCGCCGGGTCCCAGCGGGTGGCCGGCCTTCGCCGCGTCGGCGAAGAGCTCGACGGGGATCAGGTGCACCTGACGGAGGTTGGGCTGCGTCGGGTCGCGCCTCACCCGGGAGCGGTGCTGCACCGTAGACCCCGCGTGGGCGTCGTCGACGACCCCGAGCCCCTCCACGAGCGTGATGGAGCCGACCGGCACCTTGCTGAAGCGGTGCTCGGCATCGCGGCTGACGGCGACGACGCGCGGCTGAGGCACGCCGTCAGCCTAGGCGGCCGACGCCGCGACGGGTCACCAGAAGACGGCGATCGCGATGTTGAGCAGCGCCAGCCCGCCGACGGCGTGGGCGAGACCGACCGAGACCTCCTGGCCGGCCTTGACCTTGCGGCGTCCGAGGATGGCCGCGACGAGGGCGCCGACGAGGACGACCAGCTTGACGGTGATCTTGACGTTGTTGACGTGGCCGTCCTCGCCCATCTCGATCAGGCCGACGAGCAGGACGCCCGTGACGAGCTGCACCCAGGCTCCCCAGAGCTGCACCTGCAGCACGGTGGGCCTGCGGTAGGTGGCGAACCAGCCTCCGACGAGCGCGGCGGCGCCAAGGATGTGGAGGAAGAGGGCGGCAGAGTGAGCGACGTCCATGAGGCGGGACCCTACCGTGTCCCGACAGTTTGTCGAAACAATGGCCGACCGCTGATGTGGCACACATCACACAACCGATCTGGGGGAGGGCGGCGTCTTCAGGAGCACAACGCAACGATGCGACTCACCCGAGGGGGACCCGATGAACCGCCAGCTCCGCACCCTTGCTCTTCCCACCGCTCTGACCGCCGCCCTGGTGCTCACCTCCGGCTGCGGGACGCAGCAGGACGGTGGCGCCGCCGAGGCGCCGATCACGGACACCAGCGCCGTGACGGTGGAGCCGGCCGGGACCGGGACCGACACCGAGCCCGAGGCTGCCGAGGACCCCGCCGAGGACAGGGGCGAGGAGGCGGGCGA
This genomic interval carries:
- a CDS encoding MOSC domain-containing protein, with product MPQPRVVAVSRDAEHRFSKVPVGSITLVEGLGVVDDAHAGSTVQHRSRVRRDPTQPNLRQVHLIPVELFADAAKAGHPLGPGDLGENVLTAGLDLVALPEDTRLRVGNAVLRVTGLRNPCAQINTFRPGLLKVVLFRGDGTPLDRPAPGTGAPGAASAHVIRRAGVMSVVERGGEVRAGDPVEVELPAGPHRPLRPV